The Ignavibacteria bacterium genome contains the following window.
GAAATTTTTTTTACCAATGGGAATGGCATTATTGCGAAAGCAAGATTAATAAAAATTACTCGATATGATTGTGAAAGTGAGATTTTAGAATTTAAGCGTTATAATAGAAGTAAGTTGAAATTTGTTGCATTAGTACCAATCCTTAAACAAGAAGAAAGATTTGAATTTGCGCTGGAAAAATTAACGGAACTCGGGATTGATGAAATTCAACCTTTTATTAGTCAAAGGACGATTAAAAAAAATTTCCGTTTCGAAAGAGCACAAAAAATTTTAATTACTGCAATCAAACAATCCTTTAATCCTTTTTTACCTAAATTAAGTAATCCGATAGAATTCGCTGAATTTATTGATGAATTGAATTCTGATGATCTAGTTTTTTTCGGAGAAAGGGAAGGAAGACAATTTTTATCCTTAAGTAAGAATAATTTTGATTCAGATTTGAAAAGGATAATTTTAACTGTTGGTCCCGAAGGAGCTTTTACTGATGAAGAATTAAATTTACTGAAGCAAAAGAATTCAATTCCTTTGAAACTTGGTGAGAATAGATTACGAAGCGAGACAGCAATTATATGTCTCGCCTCGCTTTTAAAATCATTTTTTAATGATTAGTTATCGATTGTTTTATTCCAGAAACGGGGGATTTCTTTAATTATTGTTTTAACCAGCTTTGAAAATTTTTCTTTTACAATATTTGCTGTTTCAGTTACTTCTTCATGACTTAATTTGTTTTCGGTTATTCCAGCAGCATAATTTGTAATGCAAGAAATTGCTATAACCGGTAACTCA
Protein-coding sequences here:
- a CDS encoding 16S rRNA (uracil(1498)-N(3))-methyltransferase, whose product is MELFYFPELTENQNFIRLTGDEFHHLSKVLRIKLGDEIFFTNGNGIIAKARLIKITRYDCESEILEFKRYNRSKLKFVALVPILKQEERFEFALEKLTELGIDEIQPFISQRTIKKNFRFERAQKILITAIKQSFNPFLPKLSNPIEFAEFIDELNSDDLVFFGEREGRQFLSLSKNNFDSDLKRIILTVGPEGAFTDEELNLLKQKNSIPLKLGENRLRSETAIICLASLLKSFFND